In Drosophila yakuba strain Tai18E2 chromosome 2R, Prin_Dyak_Tai18E2_2.1, whole genome shotgun sequence, a single genomic region encodes these proteins:
- the LOC6529558 gene encoding uncharacterized protein LOC6529558, whose protein sequence is MATVGQLTRIADVEELKDLQKLYLKDWPSHCVAYFWLDNYLRWLHQNPTLKHLEFYTLDNDYRSDGLFILVHRYQLFFSNLSRQKSGLEVALKHLDWSGGFKVSAIHETHHKIYKQLALDLRLHMDREMNTIMYILTREEAARLQVKCPEGYYLDRVRLEHADLINDLWSARHPGSLKLIQMLIAHNTNVGLFEKESGSLCAWCLRLQSGFLGALEVLPAHQRRGLGQVVAAAISKAIAADLQQDITALVNMNNRAACRVFEKLGFRLIQGEHYYWSMIRPAEGGQISWPCGE, encoded by the exons ATGGCAACTGTGGGACAGCTGACGAGGATCGCGGATGTGGAAGAGCTCAAGGATCTGCAGAAACTGTATCTGAAGGATTGGCCCAGCCACTGCGTCGCCTACTTCTGGCTGGACAATTACTTGAGATGGCTTCACCAGAACCCGACCCTGAAGCACCTGGAGTTCTACACTTTGGACAATGACTACCGCAGCGATGGACTGTTTATACTGGTC CATCGGTATCAGCTGTTCTTCAGTAACCTAAGCAGACAAAAGTCGGGCTTGGAAGTTGCGCTGAAACACTTGGATTGGTCGGGAGGTTTCAAGGTCAGTGCCATCCACGAGACCCACCACAAGATCTACAAGCAGCTGGCACTGGACCTCAGGCTCCACATGGATCGGGAAATGAACACCATAATGTATATCCTGACCCGTGAGGAGGCTGCGAGATTGCAGGTCAAGTGCCCGGAGGGTTATTATCTGGACCGAGTGCGACTGGAACACGCAGATCTGATCAACGATCTTTGGTCAGCTCGTCATCCTGGTTCCCTGAAGCTCATTCAGATGCTTATAGCGCATAATACCAACGTGGGATTGTTTGAGAAGGAGTCGGGCTCTTTATGTGCTTGGTGCTTGAG GCTGCAAAGTGGATTCCTCGGAGCTCTAGAAGTGCTACCAGCCCACCAACGTCGTGGCCTGGGACAAGTAGTAGCCGCCGCCATTTCCAAAGCCATTGCAGCCGATCTTCAGCAGGATATCACGGCCCTGGTCAATATGAACAACAGAGCTGCCTGTCGAGTGTTCGAGAAACTCGGCTTCAGGTTGATCCAGGGCGAACACTACTACTGGAGCATGATTAGGCCAGCAGAAGGTGGCCAGATTTCGTGGCCCTGCGGGGAATAG